One window from the genome of Natrialba magadii ATCC 43099 encodes:
- a CDS encoding ArgE/DapE family deacylase, translating into MSDAQQRAVVKRIEETRDELVGLVESLVEQPTHEGNEAAAQEVVIDELEGIGLEPDVWEPDVSELEDHPGYFDTKTYEEYGYDGRPNVAATIDGAGDGRSLGFSGHIDVVPVDEERWSYEPWAATVENGRIYGRGTCDMKGGLAAGIHAAKVLDELGVELAGDLILESTIDEEAGGTGGALSALERGYQPDAAIITEPYGVPNIGVASAGVLYFRVTVPGRAAHAAHAFNGVNAAWKATRIFEALRELESERKQRISFQPAVNERPAAEGSVTNLNVGIFDSGDWPSTVPSEATMECRLGWPPGESREEVRTEIEETIQDVVDQDEWLSENPPELEWFGWRAEAHEVDRDAEITQLVSDNAESVIGEDGTWVGGLAGLDERFYVNYYDIPCPSVGPRGENIHGADEYVEIDSLVETAQTLALTAIDWCGTERT; encoded by the coding sequence ATGTCCGACGCACAACAGCGTGCGGTCGTCAAGCGAATCGAAGAGACGCGCGACGAGCTGGTAGGGCTCGTCGAATCACTCGTCGAACAGCCGACACACGAAGGGAACGAGGCGGCGGCCCAGGAAGTCGTCATCGACGAACTGGAAGGAATTGGACTCGAGCCGGACGTCTGGGAACCCGACGTTTCAGAACTGGAAGACCACCCCGGCTACTTTGACACGAAAACCTACGAGGAGTATGGCTACGACGGGCGACCAAACGTCGCTGCCACCATTGATGGGGCAGGGGACGGACGCTCACTCGGGTTCAGCGGCCACATCGACGTCGTCCCCGTCGATGAGGAACGGTGGAGCTACGAGCCGTGGGCCGCGACGGTCGAGAACGGACGCATCTACGGACGGGGCACCTGTGACATGAAAGGTGGGCTCGCAGCCGGGATTCACGCCGCGAAAGTGCTCGACGAACTCGGCGTCGAACTCGCCGGCGATCTGATCCTCGAATCGACGATCGACGAGGAAGCCGGCGGGACCGGCGGGGCGCTCTCCGCGCTCGAGCGCGGCTACCAGCCCGACGCGGCGATCATCACCGAACCATACGGGGTCCCCAACATCGGCGTCGCCAGCGCGGGCGTGCTCTATTTCAGAGTAACCGTTCCGGGCAGAGCGGCTCACGCCGCACACGCGTTCAACGGGGTCAACGCCGCCTGGAAGGCGACCCGAATCTTCGAAGCGCTCAGAGAACTCGAGTCCGAGCGCAAACAGCGCATTTCCTTCCAGCCCGCGGTCAACGAGCGACCAGCGGCGGAGGGCAGCGTGACCAACCTAAACGTCGGCATCTTCGATTCCGGCGATTGGCCGTCGACGGTTCCCTCCGAAGCGACGATGGAGTGTCGGCTCGGATGGCCACCCGGTGAGTCGCGCGAAGAGGTGCGCACGGAGATTGAAGAGACGATCCAGGACGTCGTCGACCAGGACGAGTGGCTCTCGGAAAACCCGCCCGAACTCGAGTGGTTCGGCTGGAGGGCGGAGGCTCACGAGGTCGACCGCGATGCGGAGATTACGCAACTCGTGAGCGACAACGCAGAATCCGTCATTGGCGAAGACGGAACGTGGGTCGGCGGATTGGCGGGGCTGGATGAACGGTTCTACGTCAACTACTACGACATTCCGTGTCCGAGCGTTGGCCCTCGCGGAGAAAACATCCACGGCGCGGACGAGTACGTCGAGATCGACTCGCTGGTCGAGACCGCCCAGACGCTCGCGCTGACGGCGATCGACTGGTGTGGCACCGAGAGGACGTGA
- a CDS encoding ABC transporter substrate-binding protein yields MVNRRDIIKGAGAASIAGLAGCLGGDNGGRDIRPVEIDFDDWPPEEYGGNLNAWNWYVEWNEWGAEDFAEEYDLDSYSTEAYSTPTDWFSNLQASPENHGIDHIGAFTEWVHRAREEEMIEPIPIDELPNVEVADQYLDPHRELFWSDDGVGGVYGLPHSVVISPIVMYNTEEVEDPPESLDILWDEEYADEISMMAHHGGFLCDVGALYTGQDPNDPDDFEEIQEVLEQQRDLVFNYADEHETQMQLVMSGDAALGTHTDGRAFRAMYNQGGDVDWFIPEEGATWGTDVILLPQNAPNPVTATMYIDHLFTDTGWEKFVETTVYRPPFENEEFTDGELGDAIREKWDDEWDKHGEAEDFIDDLVITDEEFDRMHHNWPRSDDVIERYDEIWTEVTAG; encoded by the coding sequence ATGGTTAATCGACGCGACATCATCAAAGGTGCGGGAGCAGCTAGCATAGCGGGTCTGGCCGGGTGTCTCGGTGGAGACAACGGCGGCAGGGACATCAGACCGGTCGAGATCGATTTCGACGACTGGCCGCCAGAGGAGTACGGCGGCAATCTTAACGCCTGGAACTGGTACGTCGAGTGGAACGAGTGGGGAGCCGAGGATTTCGCCGAGGAGTACGACCTCGACAGCTACTCCACAGAGGCGTACTCGACGCCAACCGACTGGTTCAGCAATCTACAAGCCAGCCCAGAGAATCACGGGATCGATCACATCGGTGCCTTCACGGAGTGGGTTCACCGCGCCCGTGAGGAAGAGATGATCGAACCGATACCGATCGACGAGTTACCCAACGTCGAGGTCGCTGATCAGTACCTCGATCCACACCGTGAACTGTTCTGGAGCGACGACGGCGTCGGTGGCGTCTACGGACTACCCCACTCAGTTGTGATCAGCCCGATCGTGATGTACAACACCGAGGAGGTCGAGGACCCGCCCGAGTCGCTCGACATCCTCTGGGATGAGGAGTACGCGGATGAGATTTCGATGATGGCACACCACGGCGGGTTCCTCTGCGATGTCGGAGCGCTGTACACCGGCCAGGATCCGAACGATCCGGACGACTTCGAAGAGATCCAGGAGGTACTCGAGCAACAGCGCGACCTCGTCTTCAACTACGCCGACGAACACGAGACACAGATGCAACTCGTGATGAGCGGTGACGCTGCCCTTGGAACGCACACAGACGGGCGAGCGTTCAGGGCGATGTACAACCAGGGCGGCGACGTCGACTGGTTCATCCCGGAAGAAGGCGCGACCTGGGGGACAGACGTGATCCTGCTGCCACAAAACGCTCCGAACCCGGTAACGGCGACGATGTACATCGACCACCTGTTCACGGATACTGGCTGGGAGAAGTTTGTCGAAACGACGGTGTACCGACCGCCGTTCGAAAACGAAGAGTTCACCGACGGGGAACTCGGCGACGCCATTCGCGAAAAGTGGGACGATGAGTGGGACAAACACGGCGAGGCGGAAGATTTCATCGACGACCTGGTTATCACCGACGAAGAGTTCGACCGGATGCACCACAACTGGCCCCGCTCGGACGACGTCATCGAACGGTACGACGAGATCTGGACCGAAGTCACCGCCGGATAG
- a CDS encoding ArgE/DapE family deacylase — MKSEVCEQIEAKQGRMLSLLEELVAAQSISGQEQPGQEIIHERLQEHDLEIDTWEPSVENLEDHPGFFETVTYDEFGYDGRQNIVAKRAGSGDGPSLAFSGHIDVVTPEPVADWAYDPWEPTIEDGKMYGRGTMDMKGGIAAFIHAYEVLEELGIDLQGDLLLQTTIEEEAGGVGGVLSALERGYQPDAAVIPEPFGIPNIGISGAGVSYFRVTVSGKAAHTARKYRGVNAIGNAMDVYHALTELDRERRERISYEPAVAQDPEAEGSETNLSVSVAEAGDWVSKVPGEAVLTGRVGWPPGEQSEEVRQEVTDAIMGAAEENSWLAEHKPQIEWFGWDADPHEVDTDEQIVQLATEHAEQITGGNTSYVGGLGGVDERFYQLYYDIPAISVGPRGHGGHGADEYVEIDSLVETAQTLALTAIDWCGTTE; from the coding sequence ATGAAGTCTGAAGTATGTGAACAAATCGAAGCAAAACAGGGCCGAATGCTATCGCTGCTCGAAGAACTCGTCGCCGCCCAGTCTATCTCAGGGCAGGAACAGCCGGGACAAGAGATCATCCACGAACGGCTACAGGAGCACGACCTGGAGATAGACACATGGGAACCGTCGGTGGAGAACCTCGAGGACCATCCCGGCTTCTTCGAGACAGTTACGTACGACGAGTTCGGCTACGATGGACGACAGAATATTGTCGCAAAACGGGCTGGATCCGGGGACGGTCCGAGTCTCGCGTTCAGCGGCCACATCGACGTCGTAACACCCGAGCCAGTGGCAGATTGGGCGTACGATCCGTGGGAGCCGACGATCGAGGACGGCAAAATGTACGGCCGCGGGACGATGGACATGAAGGGCGGCATCGCTGCGTTCATTCACGCGTACGAGGTGCTCGAAGAGCTGGGTATCGATCTCCAGGGAGATCTGTTGCTCCAGACGACGATCGAGGAGGAGGCCGGCGGCGTCGGCGGCGTGCTCTCGGCGCTCGAGCGCGGCTACCAGCCCGACGCGGCGGTTATCCCGGAACCGTTCGGTATCCCTAACATCGGTATCTCGGGGGCAGGTGTTTCCTACTTCCGAGTAACTGTCTCGGGGAAGGCAGCCCACACTGCCCGCAAGTACCGCGGTGTGAACGCGATCGGGAACGCGATGGACGTCTATCACGCACTCACCGAACTCGACCGGGAACGACGAGAACGCATCTCGTACGAACCCGCCGTCGCACAGGACCCCGAGGCCGAAGGGAGTGAGACGAACCTGAGTGTCAGCGTTGCCGAGGCGGGCGACTGGGTATCGAAAGTACCCGGCGAGGCGGTGTTGACCGGACGCGTCGGCTGGCCGCCAGGCGAGCAGAGCGAGGAGGTTCGACAGGAGGTAACCGACGCGATTATGGGTGCCGCCGAGGAGAACTCCTGGCTGGCGGAACATAAGCCACAGATCGAGTGGTTCGGCTGGGACGCCGATCCACACGAAGTCGACACTGACGAGCAGATCGTCCAACTCGCAACGGAGCACGCCGAACAGATTACCGGCGGCAACACCTCATACGTTGGCGGACTCGGCGGTGTCGATGAACGATTCTACCAGCTATACTACGACATTCCAGCCATCTCCGTGGGGCCACGTGGGCACGGTGGCCACGGTGCAGACGAGTACGTCGAGATCGACTCGCTGGTCGAGACCGCCCAGACGCTCGCGCTGACGGCGATCGACTGGTGTGGAACCACGGAGTGA
- a CDS encoding aminotransferase-like domain-containing protein produces the protein MKKSERSGAFDHIFATTVKEQIGKAGYGDWRTISAPDAVSLGYGFPYPESLPEDDLIEATETVLTDEDEQVLQYGGGSYTEQLETFLADRAHSRGIDCGTSNVLVTNGGTRAIDTICRAFLEPGDSMFVEGPTFMGAISVFRNHGVELTSIGVDADGLDIDALAETLRLREQQGRDSPKLLYTIPTFQNPTGVSLSMDRRKRLLELAEEYDFVIIEDDAYGDLRYTEHDLPPLKALDDTGRVVHIGTFSKTIAPGVRTGWIIATEEILAVLRKLSAGGTNTFTRSLVAHYCTSGKLAANIDAIRRAYGERKDRMQQSLETHMPPTAEWTEPTGGFFVWVTLPAQIDTEEMLVDAAENGVTYLPGSMFFPEDTGNNSLRLSFSYVSPDEIDRGIAALGQTVREWT, from the coding sequence ATGAAAAAATCCGAGAGATCCGGTGCGTTCGACCATATTTTTGCGACGACGGTGAAAGAGCAGATTGGAAAGGCTGGATACGGCGACTGGCGAACGATTTCGGCCCCCGACGCCGTCTCGCTTGGGTACGGGTTCCCGTATCCGGAGTCGCTCCCCGAAGACGACCTCATCGAGGCAACCGAGACCGTCCTGACGGACGAAGACGAGCAGGTGCTCCAGTACGGCGGCGGTAGCTACACCGAGCAACTCGAGACGTTCCTCGCCGACCGAGCTCACAGCCGCGGCATCGACTGTGGGACATCGAACGTGCTGGTGACCAACGGTGGCACCCGTGCCATCGACACGATCTGCCGGGCCTTCCTCGAACCAGGTGACTCGATGTTCGTGGAGGGACCGACGTTTATGGGTGCAATCAGCGTCTTCAGAAATCATGGCGTGGAACTAACGAGCATTGGTGTCGACGCCGACGGACTCGACATCGACGCGCTTGCCGAAACGTTGCGTCTGCGTGAACAACAGGGTCGCGACTCACCGAAGCTCCTGTATACGATTCCAACCTTCCAGAATCCGACTGGCGTTTCACTTTCGATGGATCGCCGAAAGCGACTGCTCGAACTGGCTGAGGAATACGACTTCGTAATCATTGAAGACGACGCGTACGGCGACCTGCGGTACACAGAGCACGACCTGCCGCCGCTCAAGGCTCTCGATGATACCGGACGCGTCGTCCACATCGGAACCTTCTCGAAAACGATTGCCCCGGGTGTTCGGACCGGCTGGATAATCGCGACCGAGGAGATCCTTGCGGTGCTACGCAAGCTCAGTGCGGGCGGTACCAACACGTTCACGCGGAGCCTCGTCGCCCACTACTGTACGTCGGGCAAGCTCGCGGCGAATATTGATGCCATACGGCGTGCGTACGGAGAGCGCAAGGATCGGATGCAACAGAGCCTCGAAACCCACATGCCGCCAACAGCTGAGTGGACCGAACCCACCGGTGGCTTTTTCGTCTGGGTTACGCTCCCAGCGCAGATTGATACCGAAGAGATGCTGGTTGATGCCGCCGAAAACGGCGTTACCTATCTCCCCGGATCGATGTTCTTCCCCGAGGATACTGGGAACAATAGTTTGCGGCTCTCGTTCAGTTACGTTTCGCCCGACGAAATCGACCGCGGGATCGCGGCCCTCGGACAGACGGTTCGCGAGTGGACGTAA